The following proteins are co-located in the Paenibacillus sp. JNUCC32 genome:
- a CDS encoding TetR/AcrR family transcriptional regulator — translation MSAADIKQSALAHFAKNGYEGASLKHIADDCGIKKPSIYAHFSSKKDLFLQVLQDVFHRQEEMMVAYFLDHSDWPLEQQLHGFLENRLQAYQMDDEVQFFMRMAFFPPSTLYDEVMAMVYPLLDQQEQNLSKLLAAGCPEQGRIIRHPRNAAIAFMTLVDGIHLETVYGGEERASRRLAAAWPVYWLGVTKQRYNHKS, via the coding sequence ATGAGTGCCGCCGACATTAAACAGTCCGCTCTTGCCCACTTTGCCAAAAACGGTTACGAAGGGGCATCGCTAAAACATATCGCCGACGATTGCGGTATCAAGAAACCGTCGATATACGCCCATTTTTCGAGTAAGAAGGATTTGTTTCTGCAAGTGCTCCAGGACGTATTCCATCGTCAGGAGGAAATGATGGTAGCCTATTTCCTTGACCATTCCGATTGGCCGCTGGAGCAGCAGCTGCACGGATTTCTTGAGAATCGTCTCCAAGCTTATCAAATGGATGACGAGGTCCAGTTCTTCATGCGGATGGCCTTCTTCCCGCCTAGCACGCTGTATGACGAAGTGATGGCGATGGTGTATCCGCTGCTGGATCAACAGGAGCAGAACCTGTCGAAGCTGCTTGCCGCGGGCTGCCCGGAGCAGGGCCGCATCATCCGTCATCCGCGCAATGCGGCGATAGCCTTTATGACCTTGGTGGACGGGATCCATCTGGAAACCGTGTACGGCGGGGAAGAACGGGCCTCAAGACGCCTTGCAGCTGCTTGGCCTGTGTATTGGTTAGGGGTAACGAAGCAAAGATATAACCACAAGAGTTAA
- a CDS encoding DMT family transporter — MNRNWGYVLLAGLVEIIWVMGLKHSANIWEWLGTLAAIAASFYLIIEAAKRLPVGTVYAVFTGIGTAGTVASEMLFFGEPFKLVKVLLICVLLAGVIGLKLVTADHAEPEVNK; from the coding sequence ATGAATCGCAACTGGGGTTACGTGCTGCTGGCTGGATTGGTTGAAATCATATGGGTGATGGGGTTGAAGCATTCCGCCAACATCTGGGAATGGCTTGGGACCTTGGCCGCCATCGCAGCGAGCTTCTATCTTATTATCGAGGCGGCCAAACGGCTGCCGGTCGGAACCGTATATGCCGTCTTTACGGGGATCGGCACCGCCGGAACGGTCGCGTCCGAAATGCTGTTCTTCGGAGAGCCGTTTAAACTGGTCAAGGTGCTTCTGATCTGCGTGCTGCTTGCCGGCGTCATCGGCCTTAAGCTCGTTACGGCTGACCACGCGGAACCGGAGGTGAATAAATAA
- a CDS encoding TetR/AcrR family transcriptional regulator, with amino-acid sequence MADKTAEKRQQILITAMQLFSAKGSSVTSMQEIAEVCGMSKGSLYLHFKSKEELEKSIYEHIAGRIKDEILRVDHDPLLAPKEQLRKQTEVLLIHFLEIREFLLKQFHDQMPGKPPFDKENMRQEMLAALQWFNNKLKSIYGPDVEPYTMEIGMFMGSMLGAYIRFLFMPGFHLNVGITADHQIQLLDDIVASILRRRPEPLIPMEAVGQLGQLCPTDIRKQRHPLIVIKAMKSELKKSQAEPEEREDAMESLNIMEKELLGLQPSRAVLKGMLANLEGIEEIEALYTELKGTISTVLESYLTPGGMMQGNSFKLET; translated from the coding sequence TTGGCTGATAAAACGGCAGAAAAACGACAGCAAATTCTCATCACTGCGATGCAGCTGTTTTCCGCGAAGGGCTCTTCGGTTACCTCCATGCAGGAAATCGCCGAAGTATGCGGGATGTCGAAAGGCAGCCTCTATCTTCATTTCAAGTCCAAAGAGGAACTGGAAAAGAGCATTTACGAGCATATCGCAGGCCGGATTAAAGACGAGATTCTCCGGGTCGACCACGATCCGCTGCTTGCGCCTAAGGAACAGCTGCGTAAGCAGACGGAAGTGCTCCTGATCCATTTTCTGGAGATCCGGGAATTTCTCCTGAAGCAGTTCCATGATCAGATGCCGGGAAAACCGCCTTTTGACAAGGAAAACATGCGGCAGGAAATGCTCGCTGCATTGCAGTGGTTTAACAATAAGCTCAAAAGCATTTATGGACCGGACGTTGAGCCGTATACGATGGAGATCGGCATGTTTATGGGCAGCATGCTGGGCGCGTATATCCGTTTCCTGTTCATGCCGGGATTCCATTTGAATGTGGGAATCACCGCTGATCACCAGATCCAGCTGCTCGATGATATTGTTGCAAGCATTCTGCGAAGACGGCCCGAGCCGTTGATTCCGATGGAGGCCGTTGGGCAATTGGGCCAGCTGTGCCCGACCGACATTCGCAAACAGCGTCATCCGCTCATCGTTATTAAGGCAATGAAAAGCGAACTGAAGAAGAGTCAGGCCGAGCCGGAAGAGCGGGAAGATGCGATGGAGTCCCTCAATATTATGGAGAAAGAGCTGCTTGGCCTCCAGCCCAGCCGGGCCGTTCTGAAAGGAATGCTTGCTAACTTGGAGGGGATCGAGGAAATTGAAGCATTGTATACCGAGCTCAAAGGCACGATTTCGACTGTGCTTGAAAGCTATCTTACGCCCGGCGGCATGATGCAGGGGAATTCGTTCAAATTAGAGACATAG
- a CDS encoding DMT family transporter: MAWIALIFAGLFEIGGVIGIKGVSDRKGWRYVLILALSFAASFSLLSYAMTELPMGTAYAIWTGIGTAGGALTGMFLFGEPKEWRRVLFIAMILCSAVGLKLIS, translated from the coding sequence ATGGCTTGGATTGCGCTTATATTTGCCGGATTATTCGAAATCGGCGGCGTCATCGGCATCAAAGGCGTGTCGGATCGCAAAGGCTGGCGTTATGTACTGATTTTGGCCTTATCCTTCGCCGCCAGCTTCTCCCTCCTCTCCTACGCCATGACCGAGCTGCCCATGGGGACCGCTTATGCGATCTGGACGGGTATCGGAACGGCCGGCGGGGCCTTGACCGGCATGTTTCTGTTCGGGGAGCCCAAGGAATGGCGGAGAGTGCTGTTTATCGCCATGATCCTGTGCTCGGCCGTAGGCCTGAAATTGATCAGCTAA
- the cls gene encoding cardiolipin synthase: MRKGIEAVLITALLFAFYYFGMHYFGKTTGTVIGIFSTLTVVSIGFMIFMENRHPSSTMAWILLLALVPIVGLVFYFLFGQNYFKRRKYDKKARKDGLVYTSEVLRKNTPDVSCFKPEVQQLLQLSTRLARTPISFSSDTKVLTDGEETFAALIAELEQAAHHIHMEYYIYRPDAIGTQIQEILIRKARQGIAVRFMVDAVGSLQLPPSFLQEMRDAGVQVAVFGSPKTIFFTSRVNYRNHRKIVVIDGSVGFVGGLNVGDEYLSRSKAFGFWRDTHMLVRGEAVRTLQVVFLQDWQYMTGEQPNEPIYYSPDLLENRSGAVQIIASGPDNERRALKNIFFSMIVSARKSVWLATPYFIPDEDILTALRVAALSGLDVRILFPSKPDKWLPFLASHSYFPALLDVGVRVYEYEKGFMHSKLLIVDGEVATIGTANMDMRSFHLNFEVNALLVHTDSVSKLVSDFEHDLESAIVYDRHHTRKKRIMTRLLESAARLMSPLL; encoded by the coding sequence ATGAGAAAGGGCATAGAGGCTGTACTGATCACCGCGCTATTGTTCGCGTTTTATTATTTTGGCATGCATTATTTCGGGAAGACGACAGGGACGGTTATCGGGATATTCTCTACGCTGACCGTCGTATCCATCGGATTCATGATTTTTATGGAGAATCGCCATCCTTCCAGCACCATGGCCTGGATCCTGCTGCTGGCGCTTGTCCCCATCGTCGGGCTCGTCTTTTATTTTTTGTTCGGACAGAACTATTTCAAACGGAGAAAATACGATAAAAAGGCGAGGAAGGACGGCCTGGTCTACACCAGCGAGGTCCTGCGCAAGAACACCCCCGACGTCTCCTGCTTCAAGCCGGAAGTGCAGCAGCTGCTTCAGCTGTCCACCCGGCTTGCGCGCACGCCGATATCGTTCTCAAGCGACACGAAGGTGCTGACCGATGGGGAAGAGACCTTTGCTGCATTGATTGCGGAGCTGGAGCAAGCGGCGCACCATATTCATATGGAATATTACATTTACCGCCCGGATGCGATCGGAACGCAGATCCAGGAAATTTTGATACGGAAGGCGAGGCAAGGGATTGCCGTGCGATTTATGGTGGACGCCGTCGGCAGCCTCCAGCTGCCGCCTTCCTTCCTGCAGGAGATGCGGGATGCGGGCGTGCAGGTGGCCGTGTTCGGCAGTCCCAAGACGATCTTCTTCACGAGCCGCGTAAATTACCGCAATCATCGCAAAATCGTCGTGATCGACGGCAGCGTCGGGTTCGTTGGCGGCTTGAATGTGGGAGACGAGTATTTAAGCCGCAGCAAAGCATTCGGTTTCTGGCGCGACACCCATATGCTTGTCCGGGGAGAAGCGGTCCGTACGCTTCAGGTTGTATTTTTGCAGGATTGGCAGTATATGACGGGGGAGCAGCCGAACGAGCCGATCTATTACTCCCCGGATTTGCTGGAGAACCGCAGCGGCGCCGTACAGATTATCGCAAGCGGTCCGGATAATGAACGGAGAGCCCTCAAGAACATTTTTTTCTCCATGATTGTGTCGGCTCGTAAGTCGGTGTGGCTGGCTACGCCTTATTTTATACCGGATGAGGACATTCTTACCGCGCTCAGGGTTGCCGCCTTATCGGGTCTTGACGTGCGCATTCTGTTTCCGTCGAAGCCGGACAAGTGGCTGCCCTTCCTCGCGTCCCATTCCTATTTTCCGGCCCTGCTGGATGTTGGGGTAAGGGTCTATGAATACGAAAAAGGGTTCATGCACTCCAAGCTGCTGATCGTCGACGGCGAGGTGGCCACCATCGGAACGGCCAATATGGACATGCGGAGCTTCCATCTTAATTTTGAAGTCAACGCATTGCTCGTACACACGGACAGCGTAAGCAAGCTGGTATCCGATTTCGAGCATGACCTGGAATCCGCCATCGTGTACGACCGCCATCATACCCGCAAGAAGAGAATCATGACACGGCTGCTTGAATCCGCTGCCCGGCTGATGTCCCCCCTGTTGTAA